Proteins encoded in a region of the Apostichopus japonicus isolate 1M-3 chromosome 19, ASM3797524v1, whole genome shotgun sequence genome:
- the LOC139959706 gene encoding large ribosomal subunit protein mL62-like, producing MFGRVCLLCSLSRPVVSAHLSRTHQLRALYSSYESQYSLNKLYPGSDQDVTKPLDKPSKELFLRLQDDIEEVSETEKFSGFIPIDKLNVKFSKSGGPGGQNVNKVESKVDLRFHLESAEWLPASIRAQIQEKKQTNINAKGELVITSQKTRSQMRNVQDCLQKLRDIIAEVQRTPKEPDENSAAVWRMRQEKSTRERLKQKTIHSRTKTDRQVYADE from the exons ATGTTTGGACGGGTGTGCTTGCTCTGTTCTCTGAGTCGACCTGTGGTGTCTGCACATCTCTCTCGAACGCATCAATTGCGTGCTCTTTAttcttcatatgaaagtcaGTACAGTCTTAACAAACTCTACCCAGGAAGCGATCAGGATGTTACTAAACCGTTGGATAAACCATCCAAGGAGTTATTCCTTCGACTTCAGGATGACATAGAAGAG GTTTCAGAAACAGAAAAGTTTTCTGGTTTCATACCGATAG ATAAATTAAATGTCAAGTTTAGCAAAAGTGGTGGACCGGGAGGTCAGAATGTCAACAAAG TTGAATCAAAAGTAGACCTTCGGTTTCACCTGGAGTCAGCAGAGTGGTTACCGGCCAGTATACGAGCACAAATACAAGAAAAG AAGCAAACAAATATCAATGCAAAAGGCGAACTGGTCATCACATCTCAAAAGACACGGTCACAGATGAGAAACGTCCAAGATTGTCTCCAGAAGTTGAGAGATATCATCGCTGAAGTACAGAGGACACCCAAAGAACCAGATGAAAATTCAGCAGCAGTCTGGAGAATGAG GCAAGAGAAATCCACACGAGAACGTCTGAAGCAGAAGACTATCCATTCAAGAAccaagacagacagacaggtgTATGCTGATGAATAA